The nucleotide window CACGGTGTGGGACGCGATCCGGACCGGAGGCGGCACCAGCGAGGACGCCCGGATCGTCCTCGACCTGCGGATACCGCGGACGCTGATCGGGCTGGCAACGGGCGTCGCGCTCGGCCTGGCCGGCGCGCTGATGCAGGCGCTGACCCGCAACCCCCTGGCCGACCCGGGCATCCTGGGCATCAACGCGGGCGCGGCGACCGCCGTCGTGCTCGGCATCCGGGTGCTCGGCGTCGGCACGCTGACCGGCTACATCTGGTTCGCGTTCGCCGGCGCGGCGGGCGCGTTCGTCGTGGTCTACCTGCTCGGCACCCGCGGCCGCTCCGCCGCCTCCCCCGAGCGCCTCGCGCTGGCCGGCGCCGCCGTCGGCGCGGCCCTGCTGGCGGTCACGAACGCGGTCGCGCTGCTCGACGTCACCACCTTCGACCGCTACCGGCTGTGGACGGTCGGCTCCCTCTCCGGCCGCGACCTCGGCGTCCTCTGGGGTGTGCTGCCGTTCATCGCCGTCGGCACGCTGCTGGCCCTGCTCCTCGGCCCGTCGCTGAACGTCATCGCGCTCGGCGAGGACACCGCGCGCGCCCTCGGCGCCGACCTGAACCGCACGCGGGTGCTCTCGGCGATCGCCGTCACGCTGCTCTGCGGCGCCGCCACCGCCGCCGTCGGGCCGATCGCGTTCCTCGGGCTCGCCGTGCCGCACATCGCCCGCATGCTGGTCGGGCCGGACCAGCGCTGGCTGCTGCCGTACTCGCTGCTCTTCGCGCCGACCCTGCTGCTGCTCGCGGACATCATCGGACGCCTGGTCGTGCGCCCCGGCGAGCTACAGGCCGGCCTGGTCACCGCGTTCCTCGGCGCGCCCGTCTTCCTCGGCGTGATCATGCGCCGCCGGATCGTGCCGCTTTGAGGCGCCGGATCACCGTCCGCGCGCCGGGCGTCGCCCTGCGCCTCGACGTGCGCACCCTCTGGGTCGGCGGCGCCCTGCTGCTGGCCGTGACCGCCATGGTCGCGCTGACAATCGCGGCGGTCGGGATCTGGCTCCCGCTCGCCGACATCGTCGAGATCGCCGGCGGCGGCGGCCGGCGCGC belongs to Amorphoplanes digitatis and includes:
- a CDS encoding FecCD family ABC transporter permease, with the protein product MTHAAAERAGYTTLEARVRHRGGLTTRGLGLALAAATLVAVAALSVAVGTKSIPLGTVWDAIRTGGGTSEDARIVLDLRIPRTLIGLATGVALGLAGALMQALTRNPLADPGILGINAGAATAVVLGIRVLGVGTLTGYIWFAFAGAAGAFVVVYLLGTRGRSAASPERLALAGAAVGAALLAVTNAVALLDVTTFDRYRLWTVGSLSGRDLGVLWGVLPFIAVGTLLALLLGPSLNVIALGEDTARALGADLNRTRVLSAIAVTLLCGAATAAVGPIAFLGLAVPHIARMLVGPDQRWLLPYSLLFAPTLLLLADIIGRLVVRPGELQAGLVTAFLGAPVFLGVIMRRRIVPL